Genomic segment of Ralstonia pickettii:
GCTGGCGGAGATCGAGCGGATCGTCGCCGCGAACCCGTCGTCGGTCGTAGTGGTCGATGAGGCTTATGTGGATTTCGGCGCGAAGTCCGCCATTGCGCTCATCCACCGCTATCCCAACCTGCTGGTTGTGCACACGACGTCGAAGTCGCGCTCGCTGGCCGGCATGCGGATCGGCTTCGCGTTCGGGCACGCGGCGCTGATCGAAGCGCTCAACCGCGTGAAAGACAGCTTCAATTCGTATCCGCTGGACCGCCTTGCGCAGGCGGCCGCCCAAGCGGCTTACGAAGACGATGCGTACTTCCGCACCACGTGCGCACGCGTGGTGGCAAGCCGCGTGCGACTGACGCAAGCGCTGCAGGCGCTGGGGTTCGAAGTCGTGCCGTCGATGGCGAACTTTGTCTTCGCCCGGCATCCGGCCCACGATGCGGCTACGCTCGCGGCGCGCCTGAAAGAGCAAGCCATCTTCGTGCGCCACTTCAAGCTCGCACGCATCGACCAGCATCTGCGCATCACCGTCGGCACCGACGATGAATGCGACGCATTCTTAAACGCATTGCGGGGTCTACTGAAGTAAGTACGCACGCGCGTGCGGCAAATTGCCACCGGGGTCGGCCAGCCATTTGGGGGGCGGCGCCCCGCGCTGACGGCTGCACGTCCCGATCGCACGGTGCATGTGGGTACCTGCGCGGCATGGCACGGCGCCGATCGAAGGCCACGAACATCCGCGATTGCTGCGCTCAGGTATGGGGAACATTGACCGGACGCAGATGCCGCCGCCCGATTGCTGTGCCAGAATGCACAAGCGGGTAAACGGCGCGCCGACGCCGTCCGCTGTCCCCTAGGGCGAGCCTGAGCACTGCGCGGGCGGCACGGGACGCCACACAACACACTCCCACAAAAGGAATCAGCATGTCCAATCGTCGTCAATTCCTGAAGAGCATCCCCATCGTGGCCGCCGCGGGCGCCGTCATGTCGATGTCGGACCTGGCACTGGCTGCACCGATGGTGGCGGAAACCGATCCGCAAGCCAAGGCACTGGGCTACGTGGCTGACACGACCAAGGCCGACAAGGCCAAGTTCCCGAAGCACACGCCGGATCAGCACTGCGGCAACTGCGCCCTGTACCAAGGCGGTACGGCTGCGCAAGGCGGCTGCCCGCTGTTCGCCGGCAAGGACGTCGCCAACAAGGGCTGGTGCAGCGCCTGGGCGAAGAAGGCCTGAGCGAAGCAGCCTCGCCCCATGAAAAACGGACCCTGCGGGGTCCGTTATTCATGGGCACTCGCTCTACAATGCCTGCCATGCCGTTCACATTCACACCCACTGTCCTCGTCATCGATGACGAACCGCACATCCGGCGCTTCGTGCGCGCGGCGCTGGAAGAGGAAGGCTGCGAAGTCCACGAAGCCGACCGCGTCGAGCGCGGCCTGATCGAAGCGGGCACGCGTCAGCCGGATGCGGTGATCCTCGATCTCGGCCTGCCCGATGGCGACGGCATGCAGCTGATTCGCGAGTTGCGCACCTGGACGGAAGTGCCGGTGCTCGTGCTTTCGGCCCGCGTGGATGAGCGCGACAAGATCGAAGCGCTGGATGCGGGCGCGGATGATTACCTGACCAAACCCTTCGGCGTGGGCGAACTGGTTGCGCGCCTGCGCGTGCTGTTGCGGCGACATGCCAAGCGCGGCGAAGACGGCGGCAGCGTCATCCGCTTCGGCGAGGTGGAAGTCGACCTGGCGCGCCGCCTGGTCAGCCGCAACGGCGAGGCGGTGCATCTCACCCCGATCGAATACCGGCTGCTGGCGGTGCTGCTCGGCCGCCGCGGCACCGTGATGACGCACCGCGAGCTGCTGCGCGAAGTCTGGGGCCCGGCGCATTCCGACAGCAGCCACTACCTGCGCATCTACATGGGCCATCTGCGCCACAAGCTGGAACGCGATCCGGCGCGGCCCGAACACCTGCTGACCGAAGTCGGCGTGGGGTACCGG
This window contains:
- the hisC gene encoding histidinol-phosphate transaminase, whose product is MSRYWSDIVQQLVPYVPGEQPDIARPIKLNTNENPYPPSPRVVAAISAALGETGDSLRRYPDPLSRRLRETVAAHVGLRPEQVFAGNGSDEVLAHVFQALLKHDKPLRFPDISYSFYPTYARLYGVQHEVVPLADDFSIRADDYLDDAGGVLFPNPNAPTGHALPLAEIERIVAANPSSVVVVDEAYVDFGAKSAIALIHRYPNLLVVHTTSKSRSLAGMRIGFAFGHAALIEALNRVKDSFNSYPLDRLAQAAAQAAYEDDAYFRTTCARVVASRVRLTQALQALGFEVVPSMANFVFARHPAHDAATLAARLKEQAIFVRHFKLARIDQHLRITVGTDDECDAFLNALRGLLK
- a CDS encoding high-potential iron-sulfur protein, producing MSNRRQFLKSIPIVAAAGAVMSMSDLALAAPMVAETDPQAKALGYVADTTKADKAKFPKHTPDQHCGNCALYQGGTAAQGGCPLFAGKDVANKGWCSAWAKKA
- the kdpE gene encoding two-component system response regulator KdpE, whose product is MPAMPFTFTPTVLVIDDEPHIRRFVRAALEEEGCEVHEADRVERGLIEAGTRQPDAVILDLGLPDGDGMQLIRELRTWTEVPVLVLSARVDERDKIEALDAGADDYLTKPFGVGELVARLRVLLRRHAKRGEDGGSVIRFGEVEVDLARRLVSRNGEAVHLTPIEYRLLAVLLGRRGTVMTHRELLREVWGPAHSDSSHYLRIYMGHLRHKLERDPARPEHLLTEVGVGYRFTA